The genomic window TGCAATTGGATGCGCGCGAGGCGCCAGCGGGCGAGATGCCGGTGGTGCTGGGTCCGGGTTGGCCGGGGATCCTGCTGCATGAAGCCATCGGCCACGGACTGGAAGCGGACTTCAACCGCAAGAAGACCTCGGCGTTCGCCGGACTGGTGGGACAGCGTGTGGCCAGCCCCAAGTGCACCGTGGTGGACAACGGGACGCTGCCTTCGCGGCGCGGTTCGCTCAACATGGACGACGAGGGCTCCCCGACACAGAACACCGTGCTGATCGAGAAGGGAATCCTGAAGGGCTACCTGAGCGACAGGCTTTCGGCGCGGTTGATGGGCATTCCCGATACGGGCAACGGCCGGCGCGAGAGCTACGAGCACATCCCCATGCCGCGCATGACCAACACCTACATGCTGGCGGGCGAGGATTCGCCGGAGGACATCGTGCGCTCGGTGGAGCGCGGCGTGTACGCGGCCAACTTTGGCGGCGGGCAGGTAGACATCACCAGCGGCAAGTTTGTTTTCTCGGCCTCGGAAGCCTACCTGATCGAAGACGGCAAGATCACCGCGCCGCTCAGGAACTGCACGCTCATCGGCAACGGGCCGGACGTGCTTACGCGCGTCTCCATGGTGGGCAACGACCTGGCGCTCGATGAAGGCGTGGGCACCTGCGGCAAGGACGGTCAATCGGTGCCGGTGGGCGTCGGTATCCCCACGCTCAAGGTGGACCGCATCACCGTGGGGGGCACGGCGCGGCGGCAGGTGGGGACGGACTTCCGGAGCTAGCGCGCTTCCTTTCATGACAACTCCTGA from Terriglobales bacterium includes these protein-coding regions:
- a CDS encoding metallopeptidase TldD-related protein, with amino-acid sequence QLDAREAPAGEMPVVLGPGWPGILLHEAIGHGLEADFNRKKTSAFAGLVGQRVASPKCTVVDNGTLPSRRGSLNMDDEGSPTQNTVLIEKGILKGYLSDRLSARLMGIPDTGNGRRESYEHIPMPRMTNTYMLAGEDSPEDIVRSVERGVYAANFGGGQVDITSGKFVFSASEAYLIEDGKITAPLRNCTLIGNGPDVLTRVSMVGNDLALDEGVGTCGKDGQSVPVGVGIPTLKVDRITVGGTARRQVGTDFRS